In Candidatus Defluviibacterium haderslevense, the following are encoded in one genomic region:
- a CDS encoding M15 family metallopeptidase, producing the protein MKTLMWTNKTYFLGHFDPKMHPDFVQIDSMYCYRELYMLQEAYQAFVEMAKAALADSVHLKIISATRNFDYQKSLWENKWTGKTLVEQKKLTISHKNFFHRALKIMEYTAPPGFTRHHWGTDIDINAVEDEYFQSEEGNIVFDWLQKNAGRFGFCQTYTAKDHLRPKGYKEEKWHWSYAKIADQIWREQIAQFELRDINNFKGAESVKKTNFLHDFILSINTCH; encoded by the coding sequence ATGAAAACCTTAATGTGGACTAACAAAACGTATTTCCTGGGACATTTTGATCCCAAAATGCATCCTGATTTCGTTCAGATTGACTCGATGTATTGTTATCGTGAACTCTACATGCTCCAAGAAGCTTATCAGGCATTTGTTGAAATGGCCAAGGCCGCTTTAGCAGATTCCGTACATTTAAAAATCATTTCTGCAACTCGCAATTTCGATTATCAAAAAAGCTTGTGGGAAAATAAATGGACCGGAAAAACACTAGTCGAACAAAAAAAACTAACAATATCGCATAAGAACTTTTTCCACCGAGCTTTAAAAATTATGGAATATACAGCGCCTCCCGGATTTACCAGACATCATTGGGGCACTGATATAGATATCAATGCAGTTGAAGACGAATATTTTCAAAGCGAAGAAGGCAATATTGTTTTCGATTGGTTACAAAAAAATGCAGGCAGGTTTGGATTTTGTCAAACCTATACGGCAAAAGATCATTTAAGACCAAAAGGATATAAAGAAGAAAAATGGCATTGGTCCTATGCAAAAATAGCAGATCAGATCTGGCGCGAACAAATTGCGCAATTTGAATTAAGAGATATTAACAATTTCAAAGGAGCTGAATCGGTTAAAAAAACTAATTTTCTACATGACTTTATATTGTCAATAAACACCTGTCACTAA
- a CDS encoding GyrI-like domain-containing protein — MIFKFKWVFIIALIAFILYCIACMFSPKVINASADIKINCTKGFLFVTMTDTKEWPKWVSWSKEDPALKYTTGKLEISQGASFSFVGPKFGSGSVELNEAFKDSVLTALVINDQSPVNVKITFQIIPERKNSLYLYAKARSVEPIPFIKRALWFNANDNLKKLLANDLTSLKSYLEGMINTKFGIESTIFKKKRYFGIRSIIFNSNIPKFYAESYPKIYAKLDSLNIPFTGPPVGMIFDWEGSSNNVFIMAALPIEANIKAPLDFEVIDIPDIPCLKLEHFGMYNTLKKAHSKLDYIMSSSQFVLQQPIIEEYVTSPSQEPDTSKWLTNIFYLLNNQGSYSKGVEKKKTMEEMIQEEEAERREKLKALNK, encoded by the coding sequence ATGATATTCAAGTTTAAATGGGTTTTCATCATTGCTCTCATCGCATTTATCTTATACTGCATAGCATGTATGTTTTCTCCCAAAGTGATTAATGCATCCGCAGATATCAAAATAAATTGCACGAAAGGATTTCTATTTGTAACCATGACGGATACCAAAGAGTGGCCCAAATGGGTTAGTTGGTCCAAGGAAGATCCTGCCTTAAAATATACCACCGGAAAACTCGAAATTAGCCAAGGCGCTAGTTTTTCATTCGTTGGCCCGAAATTCGGAAGTGGATCTGTTGAATTAAACGAAGCCTTTAAAGATTCCGTTTTAACTGCATTGGTTATTAATGATCAATCACCGGTTAACGTTAAAATTACTTTCCAGATCATTCCGGAAAGAAAAAATTCACTTTATTTATATGCCAAAGCTCGTTCAGTTGAACCCATTCCATTTATTAAAAGGGCACTGTGGTTTAATGCAAATGATAATCTTAAAAAACTATTGGCAAATGATTTAACTTCATTAAAATCATATTTGGAAGGAATGATTAATACCAAGTTTGGTATTGAATCAACGATCTTCAAGAAAAAAAGATATTTCGGAATTCGTTCCATAATATTTAATTCAAACATTCCTAAATTTTACGCTGAATCCTATCCTAAAATTTATGCGAAACTGGATTCATTGAATATTCCATTTACAGGACCTCCTGTGGGAATGATATTTGATTGGGAGGGCAGCTCTAATAATGTATTTATAATGGCAGCACTTCCTATAGAAGCAAATATTAAAGCCCCATTGGATTTTGAAGTCATAGATATACCTGATATCCCGTGCTTGAAATTAGAACATTTTGGAATGTACAATACCCTCAAAAAAGCACATTCCAAATTAGATTATATCATGAGCAGTTCTCAATTTGTATTACAACAACCCATCATTGAAGAATATGTAACGAGTCCTTCACAAGAACCAGATACTTCTAAGTGGTTGACCAATATATTTTACCTGTTGAACAACCAGGGCTCCTATTCAAAAGGTGTAGAAAAGAAAAAAACTATGGAGGAGATGATTCAGGAAGAAGAAGCTGAGCGTAGAGAAAAACTCAAAGCATTAAATAAATAA
- a CDS encoding multicopper oxidase domain-containing protein — MDPKIHNDAPGTCPICGMALVKIKAKKIKTKATPKVNSPKSLPMVKDTIKIPLTDKVKLEKEPLEEDLILSKLSLKKVQDSIQMVNIHSPINSAVVIAPRTVRYDLFIRDTIVNFTGKNKRAIAVNGQIPMPTLIFTEGDTAEIYVHNELNEETSMHWHGIFLPNKYDGVPNLTQMPIKAHSTHLYKFPIIQNGTHWYHSHTGLQEQIGMYGSMILNKKATDPRFRKGIDDLPKIPIILSEWTNTNPKQVHRMLHNATDWFAIKKGTTQSYSEAIHQGYFKTKVTNEWKRMNAMDVSDVYYEKFLINGKYSNQLSEYKVGDKVRLRISNGGASTYFWLTFGGGKITIVASDGNDVEPVEVDRLIIAVSETYDVIVTIPKDKVSYEFLFTAEDRTNSASLFLGSGEKQLSSPLPKLKYFEGMKMMNDMMRMNGELDDMGMEMSLNEMDMNVVMYPEITGKTENNGTHEMSDMKNDTKQKDTGTTSDIVTLNYTMLKSTIKTQLPKNVPVKEFYFQLSGNMNRYVWSLDNKVVSEADKILIRKGENIRLILYNGSMMRHPMHLHGHDFRLLNGQGVFAPLKNIIDIMPMETDTLEFNANVDGDWFFHCHILYHMMSGMGRVFTYENQEPNPEIPNPKLAQRKLFADDRKFHLMARMGLESNGTDGEAMIANTRWKLSTLWHLGLHARHGYESETMIGRYFGKMQWLYAYTGFDYHFKQMNPSENNIFGNDDTNLFGQKSDKNDRKTGVIGITYTLPMLFLADARIDLEGKFRLQLGREDIPISKRLRMNIMFNSDKEYMIGGRYILTKYFSLSSHYDSDMGIGIGCTLMY; from the coding sequence ATGGATCCGAAAATTCATAATGATGCTCCTGGTACATGCCCAATATGTGGCATGGCTTTAGTGAAAATTAAGGCAAAAAAAATTAAAACAAAAGCAACACCAAAAGTTAATTCGCCTAAATCTTTACCAATGGTAAAGGACACAATAAAAATACCACTGACCGATAAAGTCAAATTGGAAAAGGAACCTCTGGAAGAGGATTTAATATTATCAAAACTTAGCCTTAAAAAGGTTCAGGACAGTATTCAAATGGTTAACATTCATTCACCAATTAATTCTGCCGTAGTTATTGCGCCGAGAACCGTCCGATATGATTTATTTATTCGTGATACCATAGTCAATTTTACAGGAAAAAACAAAAGAGCTATAGCAGTCAACGGTCAAATACCAATGCCAACATTAATATTCACGGAAGGAGATACAGCTGAAATTTATGTTCATAATGAACTGAATGAAGAAACTTCAATGCATTGGCATGGAATATTTTTGCCGAATAAATATGATGGGGTGCCAAACTTAACGCAAATGCCGATCAAAGCACACTCAACTCATTTGTACAAATTTCCAATTATTCAAAACGGTACCCATTGGTATCATAGTCATACAGGACTCCAAGAGCAAATCGGGATGTATGGATCGATGATTTTGAATAAAAAAGCGACTGATCCAAGGTTTAGAAAGGGAATTGATGATCTGCCTAAAATACCAATAATTTTAAGCGAATGGACAAACACAAATCCAAAACAAGTGCATAGAATGTTGCATAATGCTACGGATTGGTTCGCAATAAAAAAAGGAACAACCCAAAGTTATTCAGAAGCTATTCATCAAGGTTATTTTAAAACAAAAGTTACCAATGAATGGAAACGTATGAATGCCATGGATGTGAGCGATGTTTATTATGAAAAATTCTTAATTAATGGAAAATATAGTAATCAACTTTCTGAATATAAAGTTGGCGATAAAGTTAGATTAAGGATTTCAAATGGTGGCGCATCCACTTATTTTTGGTTGACTTTTGGCGGAGGTAAGATTACCATTGTGGCTAGTGATGGTAATGATGTTGAACCTGTAGAAGTTGACAGACTTATTATTGCTGTATCTGAGACTTATGATGTAATTGTCACGATTCCAAAAGATAAAGTATCTTATGAATTTTTATTTACTGCAGAAGACCGAACGAATTCAGCATCTCTATTTTTAGGATCTGGAGAAAAGCAGTTATCATCTCCTTTACCGAAATTGAAATATTTTGAAGGTATGAAGATGATGAATGATATGATGCGGATGAATGGTGAATTAGATGATATGGGGATGGAAATGTCATTAAATGAAATGGATATGAATGTGGTGATGTATCCAGAAATAACTGGTAAAACTGAGAACAATGGGACACATGAAATGTCCGACATGAAAAATGATACGAAACAAAAAGATACAGGCACAACTTCAGACATTGTCACATTAAATTATACAATGTTAAAATCAACTATAAAAACCCAGTTACCAAAAAATGTTCCAGTCAAAGAATTTTATTTTCAGCTTTCAGGGAACATGAATCGATATGTATGGAGTTTAGATAATAAGGTTGTATCCGAAGCAGACAAAATCCTAATTAGAAAAGGAGAGAATATCAGACTTATATTGTACAATGGTTCAATGATGCGACATCCAATGCACTTACATGGGCATGATTTCAGATTACTCAATGGTCAAGGTGTCTTTGCACCGCTAAAAAATATTATTGACATTATGCCTATGGAAACAGATACCTTAGAATTTAATGCCAATGTAGATGGTGATTGGTTTTTTCATTGTCATATACTTTACCATATGATGAGTGGTATGGGTCGAGTATTCACTTACGAAAATCAGGAACCTAACCCTGAAATTCCAAATCCTAAATTAGCTCAACGGAAACTTTTTGCAGATGATCGAAAATTTCATTTAATGGCAAGAATGGGTTTAGAAAGTAATGGCACTGATGGTGAGGCTATGATTGCAAATACTCGATGGAAGCTAAGTACCCTTTGGCATTTGGGATTACATGCACGCCACGGGTACGAAAGTGAAACCATGATAGGAAGATATTTTGGCAAAATGCAATGGCTATATGCTTATACAGGTTTTGATTATCACTTCAAACAAATGAATCCTTCTGAAAACAATATTTTCGGGAATGATGATACTAATTTATTTGGCCAAAAGAGCGATAAAAATGATCGTAAGACAGGAGTTATAGGCATCACTTATACTTTGCCAATGTTATTTCTCGCAGATGCCAGAATTGACCTTGAAGGTAAATTTCGTCTTCAATTGGGAAGAGAAGATATTCCAATTTCAAAACGACTACGAATGAATATTATGTTTAATTCAGACAAAGAGTATATGATTGGAGGGAGATATATTTTAACAAAATACTTTTCTTTATCATCACATTATGATAGCGATATGGGAATTGGAATTGGATGCACGTTGATGTATTGA
- a CDS encoding HAD family phosphatase gives MNHIKHLLFDFGNVLLNLDEHRTWQGLEEILDPKLCEDINEQVFFPFECGLISEDSFFNRLQRRSLQVLQGDVYVKIWNAMLLDLPEHRIHFLEKLKSDYNIYLLSNTNITHLRSVQHKIKRNYPTLDFEALFNKMYFSHDIHLRKPDPKIYEYVLQDASLQPHECLFIDDKIENIEAAQKLGINSYHHNYNDDIADIFEHIVAKFNG, from the coding sequence ATGAATCACATTAAACATCTGCTATTTGATTTTGGAAATGTTCTGCTCAATTTAGATGAGCACAGAACCTGGCAAGGGCTGGAAGAAATATTAGATCCCAAACTTTGTGAAGATATCAACGAACAAGTTTTTTTTCCTTTCGAATGTGGCCTCATTTCTGAAGATAGCTTTTTCAATAGATTACAGCGAAGATCATTACAGGTTTTACAAGGCGACGTGTATGTTAAAATATGGAATGCCATGTTGCTCGATTTACCGGAACATCGAATTCATTTTTTAGAAAAACTTAAATCTGATTACAACATTTATTTATTGAGTAATACCAACATCACCCATTTAAGATCAGTACAACATAAGATAAAACGAAACTATCCTACATTAGATTTCGAAGCTCTGTTTAATAAAATGTATTTTTCACATGATATCCATTTGAGAAAACCAGATCCAAAAATTTATGAATATGTTCTACAAGATGCATCCTTGCAACCCCATGAATGTCTTTTCATAGATGACAAAATAGAAAATATTGAAGCTGCACAAAAACTTGGAATAAATAGTTATCATCATAATTATAATGATGATATAGCTGATATTTTTGAACATATAGTAGCAAAGTTCAATGGCTAA
- a CDS encoding thioredoxin family protein gives MALTDSNPIPLHSVAPEFQLKNVVTDQWISLPKQNEFKATVIMFICNHCPYVIHVNPELIRLANDYIPKGVHFIAISSNDVTHYPDDSPELMLVQAKQLNYPFPYCYDESQEVARAYDAACTPDFYVFNAELKLAYHGRLDASRPGNDLPLNGADIRHALDALLLNEAPSEIQYPSMGCNIKWKK, from the coding sequence ATGGCCCTAACGGATTCGAATCCCATTCCATTACATTCAGTTGCTCCTGAATTTCAATTAAAAAATGTCGTTACTGATCAATGGATAAGCTTGCCTAAACAGAATGAATTTAAGGCAACAGTCATTATGTTCATCTGTAACCATTGTCCTTATGTCATTCATGTTAATCCGGAATTAATTCGATTAGCTAATGATTATATTCCTAAAGGCGTTCACTTTATAGCTATCAGTTCAAATGATGTAACTCACTATCCTGATGATTCTCCTGAACTCATGCTTGTTCAAGCTAAACAATTAAATTATCCTTTTCCATATTGCTATGATGAAAGTCAAGAAGTAGCAAGAGCATATGACGCAGCATGCACACCGGATTTTTATGTGTTCAATGCTGAGTTAAAACTTGCATATCATGGAAGATTGGATGCATCCAGACCCGGAAATGATTTACCCCTAAATGGTGCTGATATACGTCATGCATTAGACGCTTTATTACTCAATGAAGCACCTTCAGAAATACAATACCCAAGTATGGGTTGCAATATAAAATGGAAAAAATAA
- a CDS encoding RecX family transcriptional regulator, translating to MKKYCSYQERSHADVNKKLYELQLDAELRDEITYELIQQNFLNEERFARAIVRGKFRMNDWGKIKIKQQLKQHHIIDSLINVALTEINDEDYIQKIKMLIQKKYDALAHELPFKRFQKTILSLVQKGYEQPLVFQIAKNMNLDHGK from the coding sequence ATGAAAAAATATTGCTCCTATCAAGAGCGTTCCCATGCTGATGTCAATAAGAAACTCTACGAATTACAATTGGATGCTGAATTGCGTGATGAAATCACTTATGAACTCATTCAGCAAAATTTTCTCAATGAAGAAAGATTTGCCAGAGCGATCGTTCGTGGCAAATTCAGAATGAATGATTGGGGCAAAATAAAAATCAAACAACAGTTAAAACAACACCACATCATCGACTCACTTATAAATGTAGCTTTAACAGAAATCAATGACGAAGACTATATCCAAAAAATAAAAATGCTCATTCAAAAAAAATATGATGCTTTAGCTCATGAACTTCCCTTCAAAAGATTTCAAAAAACAATATTATCTCTGGTACAAAAAGGATATGAACAACCACTCGTTTTTCAGATAGCCAAAAATATGAATTTGGACCATGGAAAATAG